The following coding sequences lie in one Miscanthus floridulus cultivar M001 chromosome 9, ASM1932011v1, whole genome shotgun sequence genomic window:
- the LOC136481564 gene encoding putative disease resistance protein RGA1 isoform X2 → MAGVLDALASYIQNMLMQMAADEVHMLLGVSGEIDNMDIKLRDLKNILADADRRNITDQSVQAWGIELRNAMYDATDVLDLCQLKAMEQGQRHDAGCFNPLLFCIRNPLHAHDIGIRIKNLNKKLDGIKARGASFNFMNLGTYEDRGRNVVSYPSGTRETSGGLDESSLVGDQIEEDTTNLVEMLTKKYPTDDDKSNKIIIFSIVGIGGIGKTTLAQKIFNSEVIKHEFTKKIWLSVNQDFNKTEMLRRVIIEAGGNHHACGNSKVALEQTLIEALKGHKTLLIMDDVWDYNIWEGVLRTPFVNAMLAQGSRVLVTTRHDIVARQMKAEEPYHRIDKLGLQDAWLLLKKQVVTDVNDEPLVEILKDIGMRLVEKCDGLPLGVKVMGGLLRQKRIRRTDWQNVLDDSLWSVSQMPKELNYAVYLSYEDLQPCLKPCFLHCSLLPRGTLFFVDDIVGMWISEGFVHGTLRDLEEIGREYYDQLIQRNLIEPDMKYVDQAVCNMHDIVRSFAHNMLGDEALIAHNSKIGIDKLKSKKFFRLSLESKGSEQHDLEWCSLQTQTSLRTLILVGNIKIKPGDSFLSLSSLRTLHLDSVNIDAVAESLYLLKHLRYLSIENSNTSNLPEDIGKLKFLQYISISGSQSLVNLPSSIGVLQDLRFLRLDRKNVSVIPREFSGLTSLRKLYGFPAHMDCDHCSLEELGPLCQLTELDIRFLENVASSSSAIQAKLCGKKRLRYLSLGCTSRLGDDGLLVKEEDGISEKAKRQIEEVFDELCPPLGLENLNIKGYFGERLPGWMMLTAVTPLGSLRILTMDDLACCTVLPSGLSQLPCLELLQIVRAPAIKRVGLEFLQPSNHVGVAFPRLHQLTFDRFVEWEEWEWEEQVKAMPLLEKFTIKMCKLRRVPPGLAFHAKALKKLGIYDVKNLRSLENFTSVVHLEVFMNTDLERISNLPKLQKLVIVKCPEVKVLEGMPSLQRLNLEDYVMETVPKYLHDVNPRYLQLDCSLSLLTAIAAGKSGPEWDKFSHIQLVKAYANDKGSPRKWYVLHARDPFRFETNISRSAIAQARNRRTWFPYNKICPIEEEWLVERCTSANKRLPLCLRFRWHAYDHLIFWLRRACLHCSEAARVAAPSNQWTEEGWEAGTCCPINGLTVLQQQNGTPRA, encoded by the exons ATGGCCGGTGTCCTAGATGCTTTGGCGTCCTACATCCAAAACATGCTCATGCAGATGGCGGCAGATGAGGTGCATATGTTGCTTGGAGTGTCCGGTGAGATTGATAACATGGACATCAAGCTTCGGGATCTGAAGAACATCCTTGCTGATGCTGATAGGAGGAACATCACAGACCAAAGTGTCCAAGCATGGGGGATAGAGCTAAGGAATGCTATGTATGATGCCACTGACGTCCTCGACCTATGCCAGctcaaggccatggagcaaggccaaaGGCATGATGCCGGATGCTTCAACCCACTGCTCTTCTGCATACGGAATCCCCTACATGCCCATGACATTGGAATCCGCATCAAGAACCTTAACAAGAAGCTAGATGGCATCAAGGCACGTGGTGCATCATTCAACTTCATGAACCTTGGTACTTACGAGGACCGTGGAAGAAACGTGGTATCATATCCTTCTGGTACCCGTGAGACATCAGGGGGGCTTGACGAATCTAGTTTGGTTGGTGATCAGATCGAAGAGGACACAACAAATCTAGTGGAGATGCTAACAAAGAAGTATCCGACCGACGACGACAAATCCAACAAAATAATCATTTTCTCCATTGTGGGAATTGGTGGGATTGGTAAaaccacccttgctcaaaagATCTTCAACAGTGAAGTCATAAAACATGAGTTCACGAAGAAAATATGGTTGAGTGTCAACCAAGACTTCAACAAAACTGAAATGTTAAGGAGAGTTATTATCGAAGCTGGTGGAAACCACCATGCTTGTGGAAATTCGAAGGTGGCACTGGAACAGACTCTAATAGAAGCTTTGAAGGGACACAAAACCTTATTAATAATGGATGATGTCTGGGACTACAATATATGGGAAGGTGTGCTTAGAACTCCCTTTGTCAATGCCATGCTAGCTCAAGGTAGCCGTGTGCTGGTCACCACAAGGCATGACATAGTGGCACGTCAGATGAAGGCTGAGGAGCCCTACCATCGTATTGACAAACTTGGGCTTCAAGatgcttggttgctgctcaagaAGCAG GTTGTTACAGACGTAAATGATGAGCCCCTGGTTGAAATACTAAAGGATATTGGAATGAGACTTGTTGAAAAATGTGATGGTTTACCTCTTGGGGTCAAAGTAATGGGAGGTCTCCTGCGTCAGAAAAGGATAAGACGAACCGACTGGCAAAATGTCTTAGATGATTCTCTATGGTCAGTATCACAAATGCCTAAAGAGCTAAATTATGCAGTATATCTTAGCTATGAAGATCTGCAGCCTTGTTTGAAGCCTTGCTTTTTGCACTGTTCCCTCCTTCCGAGGGGCACATTGTTTTTTGTTGATGACATTGTTGGCATGTGGATTAGTGAAGGATTTGTTCATGGAACTTTACGTGACCTAGAAGAAATAGGAAGGGAATACTATGATCAGTTAATACAGCGGAACCTTATTGAGCCAGATATGAAGTATGTTGATCAAGCTGTTTGCAACATGCATGATATTGTTCGGTCATTTGCTCATAACATGTTGGGAGATGAAGCACTCATAGCTCACAACAGTAAAATTGGTATTGACAAACTTAAATCGAAAAAGTTTTTTAGATTATCTCTCGAAAGCAAAGGATCAGAACAACATGATTTGGAGTGGTGTTCTCTCCAAACACAGACATCACTGAGAACACTAATTTTAGTTGGTAATATAAAGATTAAGCCAGGTgattcatttctttctctttcgAGTCTCCGAACACTACATTTGGACAGTGTAAATATTGATGCAGTAGCCGAATCTTTGTATCTGCTGAAACATTTGAGGTATTTGTCAATAGAAAACAGTAATACATCCAATTTACCAGAAGACATAGGCAAGTTGAAATTCTTGCAGTACATTAGCATTTCTGGTTCTCAGAGTTTGGTTAATCTTCCCAGTAGCATTGGAGTGCTACAAGACTTGAGGTTTCTCAGACTTGACCGGAAAAATGTAAGTGTTATACCAAGGGAATTTAGTGGCCTAACTTCTTTGAGGAAATTATATGGATTTCCAGCCCACATGGACTGTGATCACTGTAGTTTGGAGGAACTAGGGCCTCTCTGCCAGCTAACAGAACTTGATATCAGATTCTTGGAGAATGTAGCTTCTTCCTCATCTGCTATACAGGCCAAACTTTGTGGAAAGAAGCGCCTAAGGTATCTCTCACTGGGTTGCACCAGTAGACTTGGAGATGATGGCCTGTTGGTAAAAGAGGAAGATGGGATCTCTGAGAAAGCCAAGAGACAAATCGAGGAGGTTTTTGATGAGCTCTGCCCTCCGCTTGGCTTAGAAAACCTTAACATCAAAGGGTATTTTGGTGAGCGGCTCCCAGGTTGGATGATGCTGACAGCAGTTACGCCCCTTGGGAGCTTGAGGATTCTAACGATGGATGACTTGGCCTGCTGCACAGTGCTTCCTAGTGGCTTGAGTCAGCTCCCCTGCTTGGAGCTTCTGCAGATTGTTCGTGCCCCAGCAATCAAGCGTGTTGGGCTTGAATTCCTACAACCAAGCAATCATGTAGGGGTTGCGTTTCCCAGATTACATCAGTTGACTTTTGATAGATTTGTCGAATGGGAGGAATGGGAGTGGGAGGAACAAGTGAAAGCCATGCCACTCTTGGAGAAGTTTACAATCAAAATGTGCAAGTTGAGGCGTGTGCCACCTGGGCTTGCCTTCCACGCAAAGGCTTTGAAGAAATTAGGTATATATGATGTCAAGAACCTAAGGTCTTTGGAGAACTTCACTTCTGTTGTCCACCTCGAGGTGTTTATGAACACTGACCTGGAGAGGATCAGTAATCTACCGAAACTGCAGAAGCTCGTCATCGTCAAGTGCCCAGAAGTGAAGGTATTGGAGGGCATGCCTTCACTACAGAGACTCAATCTGGAGGATTATGTCATGGAAACAGTCCCCAAGTATCTGCATGATGTGAACCCAAGGTATTTGCAGCTAGATTGTTCCTTATCGCTGCTCACTGCCATAGCAGCAGGGAAATCTGGTCCTGAGTGGGACAAGTTTAGCCACATCCAGCTAGTCAAGGCCTATGCAAATGATAAAGGCAGTCCAAGGAAGTGGTATGTGCTCCACGCAAGGGATCCTTTCCGCTTTGAGACAAATATCAGTCGCTCTGCAATTGCTCAAG CACGCAACCGCCGGACGTGGTTTCCTTACAATAAAATATGCCCGATTGAAGAAGAGTGGCTGGTAGAACGATGCACAAGTGCGAACAAACGTCTGCCCCTCTGCCTACGCTTCCG GTGGCACGCCTATGATCACTTGATTTTCTGGTTGCGTCGAGCGTGCCTGCACTGCAGTGAAGCCGCAAGGGTAGCGGCACCTTCGAACCAATGGACTGAAGAAGGCTGGGAAGCGGGTACATGTTGTCCGATCAATGGATTGACTGTACTGCAGCAACAAAATGGTACACCAAGAGCGTAG
- the LOC136481564 gene encoding putative disease resistance protein RGA1 isoform X1, translating into MAGVLDALASYIQNMLMQMAADEVHMLLGVSGEIDNMDIKLRDLKNILADADRRNITDQSVQAWGIELRNAMYDATDVLDLCQLKAMEQGQRHDAGCFNPLLFCIRNPLHAHDIGIRIKNLNKKLDGIKARGASFNFMNLGTYEDRGRNVVSYPSGTRETSGGLDESSLVGDQIEEDTTNLVEMLTKKYPTDDDKSNKIIIFSIVGIGGIGKTTLAQKIFNSEVIKHEFTKKIWLSVNQDFNKTEMLRRVIIEAGGNHHACGNSKVALEQTLIEALKGHKTLLIMDDVWDYNIWEGVLRTPFVNAMLAQGSRVLVTTRHDIVARQMKAEEPYHRIDKLGLQDAWLLLKKQVVTDVNDEPLVEILKDIGMRLVEKCDGLPLGVKVMGGLLRQKRIRRTDWQNVLDDSLWSVSQMPKELNYAVYLSYEDLQPCLKPCFLHCSLLPRGTLFFVDDIVGMWISEGFVHGTLRDLEEIGREYYDQLIQRNLIEPDMKYVDQAVCNMHDIVRSFAHNMLGDEALIAHNSKIGIDKLKSKKFFRLSLESKGSEQHDLEWCSLQTQTSLRTLILVGNIKIKPGDSFLSLSSLRTLHLDSVNIDAVAESLYLLKHLRYLSIENSNTSNLPEDIGKLKFLQYISISGSQSLVNLPSSIGVLQDLRFLRLDRKNVSVIPREFSGLTSLRKLYGFPAHMDCDHCSLEELGPLCQLTELDIRFLENVASSSSAIQAKLCGKKRLRYLSLGCTSRLGDDGLLVKEEDGISEKAKRQIEEVFDELCPPLGLENLNIKGYFGERLPGWMMLTAVTPLGSLRILTMDDLACCTVLPSGLSQLPCLELLQIVRAPAIKRVGLEFLQPSNHVGVAFPRLHQLTFDRFVEWEEWEWEEQVKAMPLLEKFTIKMCKLRRVPPGLAFHAKALKKLGIYDVKNLRSLENFTSVVHLEVFMNTDLERISNLPKLQKLVIVKCPEVKVLEGMPSLQRLNLEDYVMETVPKYLHDVNPRYLQLDCSLSLLTAIAAGKSGPEWDKFSHIQLVKAYANDKGSPRKWYVLHARDPFRFETNISRSAIAQARNRRTWFPYNKICPIEEEWLVERCTSANKRLPLCLRFRPSITYWGYPPCRWHAYDHLIFWLRRACLHCSEAARVAAPSNQWTEEGWEAGTCCPINGLTVLQQQNGTPRA; encoded by the exons ATGGCCGGTGTCCTAGATGCTTTGGCGTCCTACATCCAAAACATGCTCATGCAGATGGCGGCAGATGAGGTGCATATGTTGCTTGGAGTGTCCGGTGAGATTGATAACATGGACATCAAGCTTCGGGATCTGAAGAACATCCTTGCTGATGCTGATAGGAGGAACATCACAGACCAAAGTGTCCAAGCATGGGGGATAGAGCTAAGGAATGCTATGTATGATGCCACTGACGTCCTCGACCTATGCCAGctcaaggccatggagcaaggccaaaGGCATGATGCCGGATGCTTCAACCCACTGCTCTTCTGCATACGGAATCCCCTACATGCCCATGACATTGGAATCCGCATCAAGAACCTTAACAAGAAGCTAGATGGCATCAAGGCACGTGGTGCATCATTCAACTTCATGAACCTTGGTACTTACGAGGACCGTGGAAGAAACGTGGTATCATATCCTTCTGGTACCCGTGAGACATCAGGGGGGCTTGACGAATCTAGTTTGGTTGGTGATCAGATCGAAGAGGACACAACAAATCTAGTGGAGATGCTAACAAAGAAGTATCCGACCGACGACGACAAATCCAACAAAATAATCATTTTCTCCATTGTGGGAATTGGTGGGATTGGTAAaaccacccttgctcaaaagATCTTCAACAGTGAAGTCATAAAACATGAGTTCACGAAGAAAATATGGTTGAGTGTCAACCAAGACTTCAACAAAACTGAAATGTTAAGGAGAGTTATTATCGAAGCTGGTGGAAACCACCATGCTTGTGGAAATTCGAAGGTGGCACTGGAACAGACTCTAATAGAAGCTTTGAAGGGACACAAAACCTTATTAATAATGGATGATGTCTGGGACTACAATATATGGGAAGGTGTGCTTAGAACTCCCTTTGTCAATGCCATGCTAGCTCAAGGTAGCCGTGTGCTGGTCACCACAAGGCATGACATAGTGGCACGTCAGATGAAGGCTGAGGAGCCCTACCATCGTATTGACAAACTTGGGCTTCAAGatgcttggttgctgctcaagaAGCAG GTTGTTACAGACGTAAATGATGAGCCCCTGGTTGAAATACTAAAGGATATTGGAATGAGACTTGTTGAAAAATGTGATGGTTTACCTCTTGGGGTCAAAGTAATGGGAGGTCTCCTGCGTCAGAAAAGGATAAGACGAACCGACTGGCAAAATGTCTTAGATGATTCTCTATGGTCAGTATCACAAATGCCTAAAGAGCTAAATTATGCAGTATATCTTAGCTATGAAGATCTGCAGCCTTGTTTGAAGCCTTGCTTTTTGCACTGTTCCCTCCTTCCGAGGGGCACATTGTTTTTTGTTGATGACATTGTTGGCATGTGGATTAGTGAAGGATTTGTTCATGGAACTTTACGTGACCTAGAAGAAATAGGAAGGGAATACTATGATCAGTTAATACAGCGGAACCTTATTGAGCCAGATATGAAGTATGTTGATCAAGCTGTTTGCAACATGCATGATATTGTTCGGTCATTTGCTCATAACATGTTGGGAGATGAAGCACTCATAGCTCACAACAGTAAAATTGGTATTGACAAACTTAAATCGAAAAAGTTTTTTAGATTATCTCTCGAAAGCAAAGGATCAGAACAACATGATTTGGAGTGGTGTTCTCTCCAAACACAGACATCACTGAGAACACTAATTTTAGTTGGTAATATAAAGATTAAGCCAGGTgattcatttctttctctttcgAGTCTCCGAACACTACATTTGGACAGTGTAAATATTGATGCAGTAGCCGAATCTTTGTATCTGCTGAAACATTTGAGGTATTTGTCAATAGAAAACAGTAATACATCCAATTTACCAGAAGACATAGGCAAGTTGAAATTCTTGCAGTACATTAGCATTTCTGGTTCTCAGAGTTTGGTTAATCTTCCCAGTAGCATTGGAGTGCTACAAGACTTGAGGTTTCTCAGACTTGACCGGAAAAATGTAAGTGTTATACCAAGGGAATTTAGTGGCCTAACTTCTTTGAGGAAATTATATGGATTTCCAGCCCACATGGACTGTGATCACTGTAGTTTGGAGGAACTAGGGCCTCTCTGCCAGCTAACAGAACTTGATATCAGATTCTTGGAGAATGTAGCTTCTTCCTCATCTGCTATACAGGCCAAACTTTGTGGAAAGAAGCGCCTAAGGTATCTCTCACTGGGTTGCACCAGTAGACTTGGAGATGATGGCCTGTTGGTAAAAGAGGAAGATGGGATCTCTGAGAAAGCCAAGAGACAAATCGAGGAGGTTTTTGATGAGCTCTGCCCTCCGCTTGGCTTAGAAAACCTTAACATCAAAGGGTATTTTGGTGAGCGGCTCCCAGGTTGGATGATGCTGACAGCAGTTACGCCCCTTGGGAGCTTGAGGATTCTAACGATGGATGACTTGGCCTGCTGCACAGTGCTTCCTAGTGGCTTGAGTCAGCTCCCCTGCTTGGAGCTTCTGCAGATTGTTCGTGCCCCAGCAATCAAGCGTGTTGGGCTTGAATTCCTACAACCAAGCAATCATGTAGGGGTTGCGTTTCCCAGATTACATCAGTTGACTTTTGATAGATTTGTCGAATGGGAGGAATGGGAGTGGGAGGAACAAGTGAAAGCCATGCCACTCTTGGAGAAGTTTACAATCAAAATGTGCAAGTTGAGGCGTGTGCCACCTGGGCTTGCCTTCCACGCAAAGGCTTTGAAGAAATTAGGTATATATGATGTCAAGAACCTAAGGTCTTTGGAGAACTTCACTTCTGTTGTCCACCTCGAGGTGTTTATGAACACTGACCTGGAGAGGATCAGTAATCTACCGAAACTGCAGAAGCTCGTCATCGTCAAGTGCCCAGAAGTGAAGGTATTGGAGGGCATGCCTTCACTACAGAGACTCAATCTGGAGGATTATGTCATGGAAACAGTCCCCAAGTATCTGCATGATGTGAACCCAAGGTATTTGCAGCTAGATTGTTCCTTATCGCTGCTCACTGCCATAGCAGCAGGGAAATCTGGTCCTGAGTGGGACAAGTTTAGCCACATCCAGCTAGTCAAGGCCTATGCAAATGATAAAGGCAGTCCAAGGAAGTGGTATGTGCTCCACGCAAGGGATCCTTTCCGCTTTGAGACAAATATCAGTCGCTCTGCAATTGCTCAAG CACGCAACCGCCGGACGTGGTTTCCTTACAATAAAATATGCCCGATTGAAGAAGAGTGGCTGGTAGAACGATGCACAAGTGCGAACAAACGTCTGCCCCTCTGCCTACGCTTCCG gcctagtatAACATATTGGGGCTATCCCCCCTGCAGGTGGCACGCCTATGATCACTTGATTTTCTGGTTGCGTCGAGCGTGCCTGCACTGCAGTGAAGCCGCAAGGGTAGCGGCACCTTCGAACCAATGGACTGAAGAAGGCTGGGAAGCGGGTACATGTTGTCCGATCAATGGATTGACTGTACTGCAGCAACAAAATGGTACACCAAGAGCGTAG